DNA from Quercus lobata isolate SW786 chromosome 1, ValleyOak3.0 Primary Assembly, whole genome shotgun sequence:
AAAAGGTCAAAGAACTAGCAGTTAGCATAGAGGGAAAAAGtctagaagaaaagaaaagcttgCTAGCTAAATGTGCTGCTACTACACTCTCTTCAAAACTCATTGGGGGAGAAAAAGAATTCTTTGCCTCAATGGTTGTTGATGCTGTAATTGCAATTGGGCATGAAGATAGGTTGAATATGATTGGAATAAAGAAGGTAAGTTCAACTGTTAGTCATATAAGCTTGTATTTATAACTACTGTTGTTTTGCTGTTTCAGCTTTTAATAATTggtaattataaaaaaaaaaaaaaaagcttttaatATTTGGAACTCTTAATCCACTTGCTTGGCTGGGAATTATGACCTAAGGACTTGTTTTTTATTACTTGCACTGTAAAATGCATATTGTTAAGATCCATGCTGACACTGACCTACATGCAACATGGTCGTGTTTTGCCCCTTTCCAAGCCATATGATCCTTTTCCTGTCTATACAGAGAGTTTGAATACAACAAAGTGCAAAAAGGATGTCCACAGATTCCAGCTGTCATTCCTGAGGACTGAGTAAACTAAGGATCCCAACTTCGTATACTTAGACCTTTTTCCCCCCTAAAAAACCAGATTAGATTACAAAAGATTTAAGAATTGTGATCCAGTTTCAATGTGGGGCTTTTGTGGCACCTTTATTAGGCTACTTTTGTTATTCTTGAGTCTTTGTATTAAGTCTCTAAGTTAGAATGTTGTTGGATTAATTTTAATGAAGTTTTACTAAAATAAGGGTAGTTATAGAGGCCCATGAGATTTAGTTTATGTTTTGattcctttttctatttggttatTAGGAATCCTAGTCTTTCTAAGAAAAGGTTATTTATCTCCTAGTCCTTCACTCCTTTTAAGACCAGTATTGGCAATTTGGAGTGGTATACCCTTTGTCTGATGTGTTCAATTTGGAAGGAGCATGCCCGTAGAGCATTTTAAGGTGTTGAGAGGCCTTTGAAGGAGTTGAGGTTGTTCTTTTTAAGGGCTTGTATTAGTGATGGCTGTGCTACCCACCAATTCCTTGTTTACTTTGCTTGCTTTCATCGGtagttgtttttttcttgatgTTGTTACTCTCTTAGTATATTTCTTGTGTACTGGGGCTCTTTTAAAGGTTTGTACTTAGCTTGAAATGTTTTGCAAAATCAATGAATTGGGAAATATGGGCTGCTTGTACAGGTTCCTGGTGGAAACATGCGTGATTCCTTTCTGGTAAATGGTGTTGCCTTTAAAAAGACATTTTCATATGCGGGTTTTGAACAGCAGccaaagaaatttttaaatCCCAAGATACTTCTCTTAAACATCGAGTTGGAACTGAAATCTGAGAAAGAAAATGCTGAGATAAGGTAATTGTTTcagatttattttgtttgtcatATTCCTTTCCAGAAATTGCTTATACACAACTTTTTTTCCCCAATGTCTGTAGACTTTCAGATCCTTCACAATATCAGTCAATAGTCGATGCTGAATGGAATATCATCTATGACAAGTTGGACAAATGTGTACAGAGTGGGGCTAAAGTTGTTCTTTCAAGGCTGGCCATTGGTGATCTAGGCACACAGGTTATCTATTGTCCTGTTGCTAAATACATTTATTCAATTTTCAGATTCTGCCTGCTGTAACTATAAGTTGTGTAGATAACTTTTTGTGTATAACATACTTCATGAGcatttgcatattttttttaatagtacactttcatgcccccccccccacccaatTACATTGAACTTGAGTTATGACTGTACTATCCAGCCTTTGTTTAATGGTGGAAAAGATGCTGCTTGGTCCAAAAGACCATTGGACATCAATGTATTTAATTTCAATGCGTACATTTTAATGTCAAAATTGTCATTAGCTTTTTGCTAGAGTAGCCATATAAATGTTTTGCTTATTAACGTGTTTAAAAGATTTTATGTGGtgaattaatataaaaaaatatggttaTGTAACTTTAGGATTTGCTGGAACAATTTGTATGTAGCCAtgctattttcattttactattttaatggAGCCATAGTTTTatgtgaataaaataaaaaactgtgaCTATTATAAGAATCTTATTCATACCTACCAAACTGGTTGTTTTTTTACAGTATTTTGCAGATCGAGATATTTTCTGTGCTGGTCGTGTAACAGAAGAAGATTTGCATCGTGTTGCTGCTGCAACTGGAGGGACTGTACAAACATCTGTCAACAATGTTATTGATGAGGTCTCTATGTTGCCTTTCTTGCTCTATATATCCCATTTCAGACCAGAGACATTCTTTTGCTAAATGTTGTTCTATGTGTTACTGGAGAGTACTTCCTTCTTTTGTTCAATATCAACTGAAattatttggatttgtttgtcaTCTAGGTTCTTGGGACTTGTGAGCTTTTTGAGGAAAGGCAAGTTGGAAATGAGAGGTTCAATATATTTAGTGGATGTCCGTCTGGCCTAACAGCTACCATAGTTTTGCGTGGTGGAGCTGATCAGGTCTGTCAATTGTTAAAAAACTGCATGACTGATATTCTTATGCTTGTGTGCATGTGCACGTATTTTCCATCTTGACCTTGAATTTGTCTTGCATTCAGTTCATTGAGGAAGCTGAGCGGAGTTTACATGATGCAATCATGATTGTTAGAAGGGCTATGAAGAACTCCACTGTAGTTGCTGGTGGTGGTGCTATAGATGTATGATTTTGCAACACTTTATTCAATATTGGTGGTTGTTTTAAGGATATTTTGGTGattcaaaatgttgttttctgTTGGCAGATGGAGATAAGTCGATATCTTAGGCAGCATGCTCGCACAATAGCCGGGAAATCTCAGCTTTTTATCAACTCTTATGCTAAAGCTCTTGAGGTATGTCTTCTTGGGcatctttgttttatttcaaatgaaaaaaaaaattgtatggtTGGTTGGACATGGAAATATCTAGtacttttatgctttgtttggttgggggGATGGAAAAGttaagaggatagaaaatatttgtatttttcatcatgtgtgtttggtagaggatggaaaagtagaAGGATAAAGAGAAGATTACTGTTATGCCCCtattattaaaattagaatGAACAGGGATAATTTTGTGCTTTTCATCTCATTACcattttctctcctcttttctcaCCAATTTGGTGGGCTTGTGTGGAAAACTTAATCTACTCTATGTTGTTTCCTCTCCCTTTTCACTCCAATCAAACAGTGGAAAATCACATTTTCCTCTCCCTATTCTTTCCCCCCATTTTCCATCCTCTCGCTTTTAATCCCAACAGAATGTAGTGTTAGTGCACAAAAACCAAATTGTTTGGAGCATAATGCACCAATACTTTTACAGGGAAACTTACTCTAATGGAGCCTCTTAAAGCATCATAATACGATGGAATATTGAACTTGCCATCACTAGTCAACCTCCACCACAAGTGATTCGAACCCTCCCATTTAGGATTTTGGAATATAGAACCTCAAACATAGATTCTATTGATTCCAATTCCCATTATCAAGCACGTATAAATTTGATATCCCATGATTGCATTTCCCTAGCCCAAGTAGGAATGAGCATAATAAACATTCCTATCATGAAAATACTTATAAATAAGAAGAGCACAACCTAATTGATCTCTCCagatatgataaaaaaaaaaaatgttaaacagagctaaaaaaaaacaaacatgagTTGGAGTGACAAAGAAGGTTTTTTTATAGGGCAGAGTAGTCAAAGAAGACAAGTGTAGTTGAACCCATTTAGATGGTAAAGAATTCATAGAGCCGACCTCAACCATTTGTCATGCTTAATTGAGTATTAGGGAGGAAGGGAGGGAGTCCCCGGTGTGAATAGTTTGAGGCTTAAGTCATGGGTTCAACTTCCTACTGAtagcatgtgtgtgtgtgtgtgtgcgtgcgcGCGCGCATGTTTGCAACTACAAATTTGCATTTATTGAGACTGATATTTCCTAGCCTGGTGTGGTGCCTGGTTTGCCAATCTTTGAATCCAACCTTGGCACAGAGCTTTCTTTGGGTGTGATTTTGCTGGAGATTACTTTCTGTCCtggaaatttttattctaatctCATGTTAGAAACTACACCTATGTCAGGATCTTAACTGTCTGATTCCTGGAACACAGCATAATAAATTAGTGTAGATGTCTCTGAATTTTGAACCTCAATCATTTCTAATAATTATGAGGTAGTTTCGGTTGGGGGAGGTCACTGGTTTAATCTGTGCAGGTGTTTGAGTTTGTGTacctaacccaaaaaaagagaggaagtaTTATCTGCTTGTGTTGTTTATAAAGACTTTTGATTTTTGATGGGACCATGTGATGAGGTATGTTCCCCTGATATTGCAGGTTATTCCACGGCAATTGTGTGATAATGCTGGATTTGATGCAACTGATGTTCTAAACAAATTAAGACAGAAACATGCCCTACAATCTGGTTGGTCTCTTTCTGttatagattttattttccTCACTTTGGTTAAATTAAGGGTTGGTTACTGCCACTTTCTTTGTTCTGCATTTATAACCATCAGAATTAATTGAATTAAGTAATATAATCATATAGTTGCCAAATTCTATTCCAATAAGGGTGTTCCCTTTCCTTGTTTGGAGGAATTTCATATTGGAACAGATTCTATTGTGATTTTACATCAAACAGTAGTTTCTGAGTTCTATTGTTTACACATTATTACAATTAATAGGTGAAGGCGCAAATTACGGAGTGGATATCAACACTGGTGGAATTGCCGATTCATTTGCTAACTTTGTCTGGGAGCCAGCGGTTGTGAAGGTATTTTTCAGTTTCCAGTCTGCTTATTTGTTTGTTAATGCAAAATATTTTGCTGATGTTTTTACTTGTTGGCTCTTTGGTGACTTCTCAATTGCTGCAGATCAATGCTATAAATGCGGCTACTGAGGCTGCCTGTCTTATTTTAAGTGTGGATGAGACAGTTAAAAACCCAAAGGTATTCTACATTCTGTTTCATGTTTTGCCAGAGGAAACTGATGCTTTATTTGGGTATCTCTCTGTTGAGACTTGTTCTTGCAATTGTATAATGTCAGTTTGTATCTTGATGTAAAATCTTTAGAAATTCAGCACGAAGTTAGGATTTGtgatgagaaaaaataaggctTCTTGAATAGGCTTTGatgttttgagtgttttaggtagGAATAAGAACCAACCCCACccttacccccccccccccccccccccccccccccaaacacacacacacacacacaacaaacaaaaaagaaagtgaatttGATGGCTGTTTGGTGTCAAAACAATGAATAGAAGGAGAAACAAGGAAAGATAGACCCTACTCAATCATGGTTAGGAAGAAGGAAATCACACCCAAAGCTTAAAATAagatttcaatttctttattaatgttaataattacaataaagcCTTTAATAGGTGCCAAAATCTTTGACAAATTGGCATTAAGACTGGTAAgcttgtatttaaattttgattgtggACAACTCAGGGAGAGCTCTAAAGTTTCTAGCcttaaaatgaaatgaaattttataaacaaatcaaTGCATGTCTTTTCAATTTGTTATTGGTTATATAACTTGGTTTAGCACCGCTTTACCACATCTATAGAATCAAGTATGTTTATGCAGCTATATAGTTTGAAAAGGCTAAATATAAGTGGAAAAATGGTTTTTTGTTTGGGCTAAATCACATCACAGTGAGATGTACACTAGGTTTTGTAGTTTCCACAAATTAAGcaattcaaaatattattcGAAAACTTGAGGCAGCACATGTATTGGATAGTGTTAATTGTCCTAGGCTCATCCTTATTAGATATGAGGGTAATAGCACCCTCTAGAGTAATTTGTGCTTTGAAGATTTGGTGGTAATATATTGCTATTGCTGGGAGAACAGGTTTATGGCTCTTGCCATATAAGGTTTGTTGTGCAACATTGCATATATGTAACTGTAAATGTATAGATATCTTTAGTACAATTGCAATATAGATGTGTCCTAAATCTTTCCATTTACTGGATAGTTTTATGGATTGAGCTTTATGCATATTGATGTTTATCAGAAGAAATATGTCTAGGCATGTTTTACCAATTCAAAATTATGGCCATTTTAGCATGCTCTAAGTTTTGTCTGTGCTCAAGCTTGCTTCTAACATTAGATATATTGATTTATTTGTCCTTTTTGTTCTGAAGATGTGCATAAGCCATGTTAAGCATAATGTATTTTGGTAAATGCAGTCTGAAAGTGCACAAGGAGAAGCAGCTGCTAGTGCCATGGGTGGTCGAGGGCGTGGAGGAGCAGGTTTTCGTGGTCGCGGACGTGGCATGCGAAGGCGATAAGCACTTagaattataatttttggaagcctTGTATGCATTCCAACTGGTAATTTTGCTATTTTGACGTGTGGAATTTGAGTGACTTGTCTTTTCTACTGTCATACACTTTGCCACAGGTAAGGCTTTGTTATGAAAGGTGATGATGACCTACTGGTAGTTAGGAGCAGCATATTGTACTTAAATCAGAATTCTATATGCAAGGGCAACGCTTAATTTGTTTTTCTAGAATTATAATTGGTGGTAGCAATTTTGATTGGAgcttttttattgtttgtagTACATTTCccattttgtatttattttaagtattcTTTTTGGAGGATTAAATTTGTGTTTTGTGGCTTGTACTGAACATGACGAATTTGTTCGTAGTTGAAGTTATTTAGTTCTCAAATCAGTGGTctagatgtgatttttttttttgagaatgaaccTGTGTAATTTTATTAAGGTAAATCAACTACATCCAATTGTAAAAATGAATTGGATGGAACAATATGTGATGGGACATCTTCTATCCATACTTGAAAATCTGGTATGTGTATAGCATATTTCGTCAGGTTATAAATTACACTGTTGCCGTTTCTCTTAACATGAGAATATAACAATCTACTAAAATTATTCGCAAACACATTCTCATCCTTTACCAGTAGACCCAATGGAGATAGGTTCTGCTCTTGTGACTTCAAAGCTTGAATCAAACCAAGAGAATCACCTTCGAGTATAGCATTTTGGAAACCCAGCTTGTGCACAAACATCAAGGCTTTCAGTGCAGCCACAGCTTCTATCTCATCTGCCTTATAAGCTGGAATAATTTTTCATGAGCAAGATGCCAAAACAGCTCCATTGATGTCCTTGATTACAACTCCAACACTTGGAATATATAGTATCTATCTGAACCTTCCACCGTTAAATTGATCGATGCTTTCTAATAAAGAACTAATCCGCCACCCCTGCCCACTCTTGGTACACCATCTATGATCAAAATCAATACTTTGAACAAACTCTAGCCTTGCATCATCTGTAAGTGTCTCAGCTAAAACCACCACAGCGGGATCTTTTGCCCGTACAATTTCAATGAGCTCTCTCCCTGTACGTAGGTTCCCgagcccacgacagttccatGCTAAACAACTCATTGTTGTAGGCGGGGCTGAACATTAACTCCTGCCACTACAAAAGGTGTGTCTTCTTCACTGAGAGTAGCTAGGAATCTTTTTGCTGAGATCTTACTGTGGTCTGCCTTGGATCCAACCACTCTTCTTTTTCCTTGGGACTGAAAACTTCTTGTTGTGTTGTCCCTGAGTTTGCTTCTTTCTCTGCGAGTCCAGGTAGGTGTTGCATGTGTAGCAGTTGTTTTAAGAGCCCTAGTTTCAGTAGTAGCATGTGACTTATTAAGTTTTGATTTATCCCTTAAGTTGTCACGTGCACTAGGGTTATTAGTAGCACTCTTTCCCGATCTCAGTAGTTTAGCCGCCCCAAACTCCTTTGCCAAACATAACTCCTCTTTATTTGCTTCCAAAGCAATTTCGGTTTCATTAGGAACCTTCGATTCCGCAGTGATTGCTTCATTaactttgtttttaaaagtTGTATCCTTCCTAATAATTTCATCCACTTCATTACGCATTAATGAGGCAATATCTTCGACTTCAATGCTACCATCATAGCTGGCCGTTACTCCATGTGCTTGCTCTGGTGCTTTTCCCCTACTAGAACTAGAATTCTGGCATGAATCGTCGTCCCCTAATGTGCTTGAACTCATCCTCTTCTTCTTGGCATAGAACCCAAGAACCATGATTGCACTACGTCTTGCAACAACGAAAGGAGGTGCTCTCAAATAAGGTCCAAACTCACGTTGCTCTAGTGTGAGTGTGCCCTCACTGTCAATCCATAGCTCACAATCTTTGTCATCGTGAGTTAGTCGCCCACACCAGTAGCATAGATTTGGCAGCCTCTCATACTTGAATGATATCCACACCTGCTTACCTCCTTCACCGACAGATATCCATCTTCCATGGCACAGAGGTAAAGACAGATCTATGGATACCTGAATGCGTATAAATTGATCGCCATCAAATATTTTTGGATCTGTCGGCGCGAAAACCTCCCCCAGAACACTACCAATTTTCTTCGTTGCCTCAATGGTCATATATTTAATCGGAATTCCATGAAGTTGAACCCATAGTTTAGTCTTCTTAAACTTTATATCTTGAAGCGAGGACTCGTTATCATATCTACTCATTATCACCAGGTGTTTGTCAAAAGTCCTTGGTTCTCCTTCTAAAATTCTAACCACATCCTCCCTGTTGTCGAAGGTGAAGAGAATTTTGTGATCTCCAAAACTCTGAATCTTGAAACCATTCCTGGCTCTCCATAGCGGGGTAAAAGTCTTAGCTATGACCTCTATGTTGATGGCTCGCTTAGTTAGAAACTTAGCAGCAATGGAGAACTTTTCAATACTTTCGTCATCAAGTAAACAACCGCTTGGTCCCTTTCTATCTGAAAGTGTAAGCCGATTCCATGACTGAGCCAAATCATCCATCCTCACACTTGCTCAAAACTGTTTCCCAAACCCCCAAAAAATAATCCAACAAGCCTAGAAATAACAATGGTACTCCCAGGATACTAAGCACCTTCATAGAAGGGACACACTAATTCTACTGTGTAAAAGAAATTAGAGAGATACCCCAACTTCTAAACACACACAAACTTTTTTCCCAACCAAAGCTTTTGGTAGCTCTCAATAGCTTCAAAAGTATTTAGATGtgatattttgattgttaaGGACATGTATGATATGAATTGTGAAGGGTCTGTCCAGATGCTTAATTGCATGGTTTCGTATAGTTGCGTTTTGCGGGTAGAAAAGCTATTTGCAGTGGTTATTATCCAAAATTATTAGTGCATTGGATATATATACTATCTTAATTCTCAAATTTGTGACTTCAGAATTATAAAACCAGGAGATCTGAATCCTATAAAAATTGGTGCGAGAAAAATAAGGATGCGCACGAGCATGGGGTGCATGTGTGTCGCTGGTGAGTGATCCTGTTTTTCGTGTATGACGCACAATAGTAGCGTGTTGGTAGTTGATTTTCTGTTGAGCGAATTACAAAACTCAGAATGAAGTTGTGTTCCACGCATGCTGTTGAGTCCTCCCAAATATTGTGTATGGCGTACAATTGCAGCGCATGTTGGTAGTCGATTTCTGGTTGAGCAAGATTCACCATCAGGAATGCAGTGTGTTCTTCCATTGCACCCCATGTCCTGTGAATATTGGGATTAAATTGGTGGTAAGTTTAAACCCTAAAAAACCCTTGATCGGACCCAACCCAATCCACTTGCTATTTAGGCCGAACCAAATCAAACCTCAAACCAAAACCTAAATACAACTAAGCCAAAGGCCCATTCAAAATTCGTTCCTAACACAAATCCATGCTCAATTAGAAGCTAACCAAAATCCAAGTCTACCACCAACTTGGTAAAGTGTGTAATTTAGATTTTAGCCAAcagattttctttagtttaaagcaaataaaaaagatcTTGATCCCATTAGTTGCAGCAAGTACAAGAACTGACCAAAGGAATTTCAAGTTGTAGCACATTGgtttacaaagaaaaattaaagccTGACATGTTCTATAAATGTGCAAGATTTGAGCTCCTCCCGTTTGAAATGACACAACGAGGACCTATTTAAGCTACTTTCAATAAAACTGCTAGGCCTGGAATTACATAAAGGCCTCATTTGTTATGCTACGAAATGGGAAAAAGTAAAAGATAGAGCTCCGCAGATGCTTAAAACTGGAACTGCATTTGGGGAGTATATCCAAGATTATCAAGGTGAGCAGCCATGGCTTTGTTCATGAGTGGTGGCCCACACCTCAATATCTGCAATTAGATGATAATTAGTCCCAGTCAATTGCATTAACTAATTACTgtgtgatgagagagagagagagagagaggtttaaGAAGACTGATTTTAATTTCACCTGAATATCAGGTGCTGGCGAGGGGCAGACCGTTTGAATCATTTCCTTTGTTACATACCCAATACCACCTTCCCATCCTTCAGGTGGCTGTAGATTGTATTCAATCAGTATGACAACCAcagaataaaaacaaaactcttCAAGCAAATTAACTTGTTAGTTTGTTATAGAGATTTTCTATTGGGGATGGGGAAAATAATGGAGGGGAATGGGGGAGGCAGAAACCGAGGTGTACCATGCATATGGACTAAGCTAGTACCCAACcactttcaaaattttcaataaatcttCAATTATCTGTgcatatcaataatatttttaattatttgttctCTAGTAATAAGACTATGaaagtttatatatttttaacggGATAACTTATTCAAACAAGGAAACAGATGCTATTTGTCTCTGGACAAGAATGATGGGAGATTTGTCAACCAAAAAGACATGGAAAGCAATTTCAAACGCGTGCAATCTGACCTAAGTATATCTCAAGAAATGGCTAAAGCCAACTCATAGTAACATTTCCAGTGTTAATTCTATTCCAATTTCTGAGCATAGTTTGAACATATAAAACCATTTTTCTGGTTTATACATAATATACCTCAAACTGGACAACAAGAATCCATCAGTAATGCCCATACATATATGTGACTGGATTCTGACAATCAAATCTCAATCTACTCATGAATTGAGGTCATAGATACCCTGTCTAGAGTAACTTTATCTCTATTAGCATTTACTACTAGATGCTTACATGACCAAAAGTTCCATTTCAGCGAGCATGATCCTGATCCTAGAGCAACTAGTGCACAATGAAATAAACTAGAAAAAACTATATCAAGTGCTTATGGGAAAAAACAAGGATGTAAGCATGGCAACCTTGTCACACCCATCAAATAACAGGCCAATCTTTGCACCAATTCATGGATTTGCATCCATGCAATCTTTTCAAGCCAACTTTGCTTTGCATCCATGCATCTTTTCTAGGCAACTTTCAAGCCAAGAACCATTGAGAGGCATGTAATTTTATATCAAGTTGCAAGTAggaaaaaaggttaaaaaaacaTGTCTGCTCCCAGGATAAGTCAGGTTTATAAAAGCAAGGCACATtacaaattacaagtaaatatGACACACCTACAAATTACAAGCCTAATTAATAAGCAACAAAGCATACAAAGGTTATACAATAATGGAATCTCTGTCCCTTGACAGGAGTAGACAATCAATCCCAAGCCCTTGAGGCCTCAACCCTAGTCCCGGGAGTTTCAAAAGTAAAAATCAAATccttaaaattgtaaaatgatCCAATTTGATCTGCACACTAATTTGGATGCTAATCTATCATATGATTGGGCAAATCaatgataaaaattgtaaatgGCTTAAAAATTACATGCCAGAAATCCAGGTAAATGAAAAGTGCCATGTGGCCACCATGATAACTCACTAAGGCCACGTGGAAATAATATGGAAAAAGATTTTTCGCTTTCTGAACTTGAATTTGCTGAATAATTTCTCTATTTCATGTTTGGTTGATGAGAAAATGTTGGGAAAATACAAggatatttaaagaaaaaaacatggagtaataattttacaaacttTTGATACTCTAGgaaccaaaatttgaaaatagggaaaactttaaggaccaaattggatcattttttacaaaatttaagagCTTGATTGCTGACTAGATTGGATAGTGAGAAAACTTgagaaaaagtgatatttttcCTTTCTGAACTTGAATTTGCTGAATAATTTCTCTATTTCATGTTTGGTTGATGAGAAAATGTTGGGAAAATACAAggatatttaaagaaaaaaacatggagtaataattttacaaacttTTGATACTCTAGgaaccaaaatttgaaaatagggaaaactttaaggaccaaattggatcattttttacaaaatttaagagCTTGATTGCTGACTAGATTGGATAGTGAGAAAACTTgagaaaaagtgatatttttcCTTTCTGAACTTGAATTTGCTGAATAATTTCTCTATTTCATGTTTGGTTGATGAGAAAATGTTGGGAAAATACAAggatatttaaagaaaaaaacatggagtaataattttacaaacttTTGATACTCTAGgaaccaaaatttgaaaatagggaaaactttaaggaccaaattggatcattttttacaaaatttaagagCTTGATTGCTGACTAGATTGGATAGTAAGAAAACTTgagaaaaagtgatatttgCCGGATGAAATGCAAGATGAAAGTTTTCATTATTCAACTCAATTACTAAGAAAGGGAGATCTGCAATACACAGAGAAAAATTTGTGTAATGAATAATACCaccatccaaaaaaagaaagaaaaaagtgatgAATAATACCTGATTCAGAACATAATAGACACTGAAGCGGCTGGGAAAGCTAATGGCAAGGTTATCCAGTTCATCCTGTACAGATAAAATTGTGATAAAGTTGACTTAATTGTTAAGAACTTCTCACATCTACTACTTTCCAAGCCACTTGTAACTAGAAATTCATTAATTGCATCCAATTTTTCTCACATGTTGAAGTGTCTGCTTGGGAGTCCATAATTTATCAGTCACTATCATCATATGATATATCTGatctcatttattttcttggTCAAGCCCCATAATTTCTAATTATTCTTTTCTatgaaaattcaaacaaatgCTTCCACATGCTTCTAGCTTCTTCTAGCCTTTCTCCATTC
Protein-coding regions in this window:
- the LOC115982701 gene encoding T-complex protein 1 subunit eta; translated protein: MSAMMQPQIILLKEGTDTSQGKAQLVSNINACTAVADVVRTTLGPRGMDKLIHDDKGSVTISNDGATIMKLLDIVHPAAKILVDIAKSQDSEVGDGTTTVVLLAGEFLKEAKPFIEDGVHPQNLIRSYRIASNLALEKVKELAVSIEGKSLEEKKSLLAKCAATTLSSKLIGGEKEFFASMVVDAVIAIGHEDRLNMIGIKKVPGGNMRDSFLVNGVAFKKTFSYAGFEQQPKKFLNPKILLLNIELELKSEKENAEIRLSDPSQYQSIVDAEWNIIYDKLDKCVQSGAKVVLSRLAIGDLGTQYFADRDIFCAGRVTEEDLHRVAAATGGTVQTSVNNVIDEVLGTCELFEERQVGNERFNIFSGCPSGLTATIVLRGGADQFIEEAERSLHDAIMIVRRAMKNSTVVAGGGAIDMEISRYLRQHARTIAGKSQLFINSYAKALEVIPRQLCDNAGFDATDVLNKLRQKHALQSGEGANYGVDINTGGIADSFANFVWEPAVVKINAINAATEAACLILSVDETVKNPKSESAQGEAAASAMGGRGRGGAGFRGRGRGMRRR